TCCGGGCCGAGCGTGGCTGTCAGTTTTGTGAATCCTGTAAGATCAGCGTAGAGGATTGTTGCAAGGCGATTCTCTCTCACAACTATAATTATAACAAAAAAAGAATATTAGTCAATCTTTGCTTCCCTATTTCCATTTCCCCCTTTCTCCCTTTCTCCGTTTCTCCGTTTCCCCCTTTCCCCCATTCTCCGTTTCTCCCATTCTCCCTTTCCCCTCCGCCTTGACTCTTTTCCCATCTCAGATATAATGGCACTGTGTACAGGAAGAAAAAAGTCGCGATCATCGGTGCCGGGCCCGCAGGTATTGCCGCGGCGGTCCAGTTAAAGCGTTCAGGCATAACCCCTTTGCTCTTTGAAGGAGAAAAGCCGGGTGGTCTGCTCAATAACGCTCGATGTGTGGAGAATTATCCGGGGTTTCC
Above is a window of candidate division WOR-3 bacterium DNA encoding:
- a CDS encoding FAD-binding protein, producing MYRKKKVAIIGAGPAGIAAAVQLKRSGITPLLFEGEKPGGLLNNARCVENYPGFP